A genomic stretch from Echeneis naucrates chromosome 6, fEcheNa1.1, whole genome shotgun sequence includes:
- the LOC115044446 gene encoding tropomyosin alpha-4 chain-like isoform X2, which translates to MSGGVNSIEAVKKKIKVLQEQAEDAEERAERLQKEVEKEKRCREEAEGEVTSLSRRLQLSEENLDRAQERLATALHKLDEVEKAADESERGMKVIENRALKDEEKMELLEVQLREAKQIAEEADRKYEEVARKLVMVEGELERAEDRAEQSESKSGVLEEELKTVFTSSKSLQAQAEKYSQKEDWYEEEIKNLSSKLKEAETRAEFAERSVAKLEKTIDDLEDALTSARNANMELQATLNQTMEELNSC; encoded by the exons atgagcgGAGGTGTGAACAGCATTGAGGCCGTGAAGAAGAAGATCAAAGTTCTGCAAGAGCAGGCAGAGGACGCAGAGGAGCGGGCAGAGAGgctgcagaaggaggtggagaaggagaagagatgCAGAGAGGAG GCTGAGGGGGAGGTGACATCTTTGAGCCGCCGACTGCAGCTCAGTGAGGAGAACTTGGACCGAGCTCAGGAGAGGTTGGCGACGGCTTTGCATAAACTGGACGAGGTGGAGAAGGCTGCTGATGAGAGTGAGAG AGGGATGAAGGTGATAGAGAACAGAGCACTGAAGGATgaagagaagatggagctgTTGGAGGTTCAGCTGAGGGAGGCCAAACAAATTGCGGAGGAGGCTGACCGGAAATATGAGGAG GTTGCCCGTAAACTGGTCATGGTAGAAGGAGAACTGGAACGAGCTGAAGACAGAGCTGAACAGTCTGAAAG tAAAAGTGGAGtgttggaggaggagctgaaaacTGTCTTCACTAGTTCAAAGTCTCTGCAGGCCCAGGCTGAGAAG taTTCTCAGAAGGAAGACTGGTATGAAGAAGAGATCAAGAACCTGAGCAGCAAACTCAAAGAG GCGGAAACCAGAGCAGAGTTTGCTGAACGTTCAGTGGCTAAATTGGAGAAAACCATTGATGACCTGGAAG atgCCCTTACTTCAGCCAGAAATGCAAACATGGAGCTTCAGGCAACACTGAATCAGACGATGGAAGAGCTGAACTCCTGCTGA
- the decr1 gene encoding 2,4-dienoyl-CoA reductase [(3E)-enoyl-CoA-producing], mitochondrial, translated as MAVCRSRTGIFRAATTSFPKSWFHSSGVLQSGPPQSGFFSPIDGVMLPAGTFSNRVAFITGGGTGLGRAMTTTLSQLGAQCVIASRKLDVLQHTAEEISSQTGNKIHAVQCDVRDPQAVSRCVDQMESQTGLPDVIINNAAGNFVCPSERLSPNGWKSITDIVLNGTAFVTLELGKRLIQNQKGASFLAITTIYAESGSGFVAPSASAKAGVEALYKSLAAEWGRYGHRFNIIQPGPIRTKGAFSRMDPTGAFEKLMINRIPTGRLGKPSEIANLAAYMSSSYASWMSGAVIRFDGGEYVSMAGEFNELRRVTPDQWTVMEAMIRSTKGS; from the exons ATGGCGGTGTGTCGGAGCAGAACTGGAATCTTTAGAGCGGCGACAACGTCATTTCCCAAG TCCTGGTTCCACAGCTCGGGGGTTCTCCAGTCTGGACCCCCTCAGTCCGGGTTCTTCTCTCCAATTGACGGAGTCATGCTGCCAGCAGGGACGTTTTCCAACAGAGTGGCCTTCATCACCGGCGGGGGGACGGGCCTGGGCCGAGCCATGACCACCACACTGTCACAGCTAGGAGCTCAGTGTGTGATAGCAAGCAG GAAGTTGGACGTTCTGCAGCACACAGCCGAGGAAATCAGCAGCCAAACTGGAAATAAG ATCCATGCGGTCCAGTGTGATGTCAGAGATCCTCAGGCTGTGTCTCGCTGCGTTGATCAGATGGAGAGTCAAACAGGACTTCCTGAT GTGATCATCAACAATGCAGCTGGAAACTTCGTCTGTCCATCAGAGCGTCTGTCACCAAACGGCTGGAAGAGCATCACCGACATTGTCCTCAACGGGACTGCTTTCGTCACTCTGGAGCTGGGCAAGAGACTGATCCAGAACCAGAAAG GTGCCTCCTTCCTGGCCATCACCACCATCTATGCTGAGTCTGGTTCTGGTTTCGTGGCCCCAAGTGCTTCAGCAAAGGCTGGTGTTGAGGCACTCTACAA GTCTCTGGCTGCAGAGTGGGGGCGCTATGGCCACAGGTTTAACATCATCCAGCCTGGACCAATTAGAACCAAG GGGGCGTTCAGCCGCATGGACCCGACAGGAGCGTTTGAGAAGTTGATGATCAATCGAATTCCGACAGGTCGACTTGGGAAACCATCAGAGATCGCAAACCTGGCAGCATACATGAGCAGCAGCTACGCCTCCTGGATGTCTGGAGCT GTCATTCGGTTTGACGGGGGCGAGTATGTGTCAATGGCCGGAGAATTCAACGAGCTGCGCAGG GTGACTCCAGATCAGTGGACAGTGATGGAAGCCATGATCAGAAGCACGAAAGGATCCTAA
- the pmvk gene encoding phosphomevalonate kinase: MEDRVFVPDLVLVFSGKRKSGKDYVTAQILDRLGPDVCCVLRLSGPLKQQYAQEHGLDLDQLLGPGLYKEQYRADMIHWGEVRRQQDPGLFCRLATRGAWQPIWVVSDARRLSDLQWFWKEFPQQTQSVRVQSSEETRKQRGWRFTAGVDDAESECGLDCGVEFDWIITNDADAPLLEEQLHPILKLAKEATLSSISDS; the protein is encoded by the exons ATGGAGGACCGAGTGTTTGTACCCGACCTGGTTTTGGTCTTCAGCGGTAAACGGAAGTCCGGAAAAGATTACGTGACAGCTCAGATCCTGGATCG TCTGGGTCCTGACGTCTGCTGCGTGCTGCGTCTGTCTGGCCCCCTCAAACAACAGTATGCACAG GAACAcggtctggacctggaccagctGCTGGGCCCTGGTCTTTATAAGGAGCAGTACCGGGCTGATATGATTCACTGGGGAGAAGTTCGAAGACAACAGGACCCAGGACTCTTCTGTCGCCTAGCAACCAGAGGAGCATGGCAACCAATCTGG gTGGTGAGTGATGCACGTAGGCTTTCAGACCTTCAGTGGTTTTGGAAGGAATTTCCTCAACAGACTCAAAGCGTAAGAGTTCAAAGTTCAGAGGAAACCAGGAAACAAAGAGGGTGGCGCTTTACTGCAG GTGTGGACGATGCAGAGTCAGAATGTGGATTGGACTGCGGGGTTGAATTTGATTGGATAATCACTAATGATGCGGACGCCCCCTTGCTAGAAGAGCAGCTGCACCCAATCCTGAAGCTCGCTAAGGAAGCAACTTTGTCATCGATCAGTGACAGCTGA
- the pnp4b gene encoding purine nucleoside phosphorylase 4b: MHSKGSSCCCSFEDYNLTTEWLLNQTSHRPKVAVICGSGLGLLADGAANKQVFRYQDIPNFPVSTVQGHEGCLVFGTVEDTPCVFMQGHFHLYEGYSLCQVTFPIRIFKLMGVESVLVTNASGGICPDFKVGDIMIIKDHINLPGFAGEHPLCGPNDERFGTRFPCMSDAYSKDLRRLALDVSSELGCADFVREGVYCMVSGPNFETIAEARMLLILGCDSVGMSTVPEVTVAKHCGLRVLGLSLITNKVSLDYSREEKVNHGEVLQISKMRAEVLQKLVTTLIGRCQQQSINTH, from the exons ATGCACAGCAAAGGAAGCTCCTG ctgctgctccttcgaGGACTACAACTTGACCACCGAATGGCTCCTAAACCAGACGAGCCACCGTCCAAAGGTGGCAGTGATCTGTGGTTCTGGACTCGGTCTGCTGGCTGATGGAGCTGCCAACAAGCAGGTCTTCAGGTACCAGGACATCCCCAACTTCCCTGTCAGCACAG TCCAGGGACACGAGGGCTGCCTGGTGTTTGGGACTGTGGAGGACACCCCCTGTGTCTTCATGCAGGGTCACTTCCACCTGTATGAAGGTTACTCCCTCTGCCAG GTGACCTTCCCTATAAGGATCTTTAAACTCATGGGGGTGGAGTCAGTTCTGGTGACCAACGCCTCCGGAGGAATCTGTCCCGACTTTAAGGTCGGTGACATCATGATCATCAAAGACCACATCAACCTGCCGGGATTTGCTGGAGAACATCCGCTGTGCGGACCCAACGACGAGCG ctTTGGGACCAGGTTCCCCTGTATGTCGGACGCCTACAGTAAGGATCTGAGGCGTCTGGCGCTGGACGTGAGTTCAGAACTCGGCTGCGCAGACTTCGTCAGGGAGGGCGTTTACTGCATGGTGAGCGGTCCAAACTTCGAGACCATCGCTGAGGCCAGAATGCTGCTGATCCTGGGCTGTGACTCTGTGG GTATGAGTACAGTTCCTGAAGTGACGGTGGCCAaacactgtggactcagagtTCTTGGTTTGTCCCTCATCACCAATAAG GTGTCTCTGGACTACAGTCGGGAGGAGAAAGTGAACCATGGCGAGGTTCTTCAGATCAGTAAAATGAGGGCAGAGGTTCTTCAGAAACTTGTAACCACCCTAATTGGTCGCTGCCAGCAGCAaagcatcaacacacactga
- the LOC115044446 gene encoding tropomyosin alpha-4 chain-like isoform X1: protein MSGGVNSIEAVKKKIKVLQEQAEDAEERAERLQKEVEKEKRCREEVQTPVTHIYNTQLCRYSAVLVSQAEGEVTSLSRRLQLSEENLDRAQERLATALHKLDEVEKAADESERGMKVIENRALKDEEKMELLEVQLREAKQIAEEADRKYEEVARKLVMVEGELERAEDRAEQSESKSGVLEEELKTVFTSSKSLQAQAEKYSQKEDWYEEEIKNLSSKLKEAETRAEFAERSVAKLEKTIDDLEDALTSARNANMELQATLNQTMEELNSC, encoded by the exons atgagcgGAGGTGTGAACAGCATTGAGGCCGTGAAGAAGAAGATCAAAGTTCTGCAAGAGCAGGCAGAGGACGCAGAGGAGCGGGCAGAGAGgctgcagaaggaggtggagaaggagaagagatgCAGAGAGGAGGTGCAAACACCTGTAACACACATCTataacacacagctgtgcaggTACTCTGCAGTGTTGGTTTCTCAG GCTGAGGGGGAGGTGACATCTTTGAGCCGCCGACTGCAGCTCAGTGAGGAGAACTTGGACCGAGCTCAGGAGAGGTTGGCGACGGCTTTGCATAAACTGGACGAGGTGGAGAAGGCTGCTGATGAGAGTGAGAG AGGGATGAAGGTGATAGAGAACAGAGCACTGAAGGATgaagagaagatggagctgTTGGAGGTTCAGCTGAGGGAGGCCAAACAAATTGCGGAGGAGGCTGACCGGAAATATGAGGAG GTTGCCCGTAAACTGGTCATGGTAGAAGGAGAACTGGAACGAGCTGAAGACAGAGCTGAACAGTCTGAAAG tAAAAGTGGAGtgttggaggaggagctgaaaacTGTCTTCACTAGTTCAAAGTCTCTGCAGGCCCAGGCTGAGAAG taTTCTCAGAAGGAAGACTGGTATGAAGAAGAGATCAAGAACCTGAGCAGCAAACTCAAAGAG GCGGAAACCAGAGCAGAGTTTGCTGAACGTTCAGTGGCTAAATTGGAGAAAACCATTGATGACCTGGAAG atgCCCTTACTTCAGCCAGAAATGCAAACATGGAGCTTCAGGCAACACTGAATCAGACGATGGAAGAGCTGAACTCCTGCTGA
- the LOC115045491 gene encoding LOW QUALITY PROTEIN: ankyrin repeat domain-containing protein 34A-like (The sequence of the model RefSeq protein was modified relative to this genomic sequence to represent the inferred CDS: deleted 1 base in 1 codon) — protein MGDGGLLQTEGNALLKAVFQGKLRLTRLLLEGGAYINEGNERGETPISAACLARYDDLQTRNRMVRYLLEKGADPNIPDKSGRTALMHACAEQVGKEVVSLLLENGADPSLKDYSGSSALVHAINKGDRETLQVLLDACKAKGKEVIIITSDTSPSGTKKTKQYLNSPPSPGIVDKLSPACMSPSEVEIGTSTPAGDKTIEGIFSFALTSALPLPSARPPGEKRIPPRKLLKRLNSEPWGLVAPSLLGGVSQDRLDRGLEEEGGGDLSLMVTDINNMSITEPVKPLLSRRHSIETHDPCSPKLMDRSCSEDCTWLSGSWADKVQQHQILYRRNTAPESQENAGGSGAVAARALAHPKLTRMEHYDSDTHLCPESIPGSPDSGRMSVERRRYNASPLSLVTSSSRESLENIPNSVSPLAVRRRPPGLLERRGSGTLLLDHISHTRPGFLPPLNINPQRPIPDIRANGKTTSPVHCGHKILIPVAPASPKRGLDFKMKKKLMRRHSMQTEQMKQLSTFQEILAEKVVESNGD, from the exons ATGGGAGATGGAGGACTCCTGCAGACTGAGGGGAATGCCCTCCTCAAAGCAGTGTTCCAGGGGAAGCTGAGGCTGACCCGCCTGCTGCTGGAGGGCGGAGCCTATATCAATGAAGGCAACGAGCGTGGAGAGACCCCAATCTCAGCTGCCTGCCTGGCAAGGTATGACGACTTACAGACGCGGAATAGAATGGTTCGGTATCTGCTGGAAAAAGGCGCCGATCCGAACATCCCTGATAAGAGTGGGAGGACAGCGCTCATGCATGCCTGCGCCGAGCAGGTGGGGAAGGAGGTGGTGTCTCTGTTGCTGGAGAACGGAGCGGACCCCAGCCTCAAAGATTACTCTGGTTCCTCTGCACTTGTCCATGCTATCAACAAAGGGGACCGCGAAACTCTACAGGTGCTGCTGGATGCCTGCAAGGCCAAAGGTAAGGAGGTGATCATCATTACCAGTGACACGTCGCCATCAGGCACAAAGAAGACCAAACAGTACCTcaactcc cccccctcccctggCATTGTGGACAAGCTGTCTCCTGCCTGCATGTCTCCCTCAGAGGTGGAGATCGGCACTTCCACGCCTGCAGGAGACAAGACCATTGAGGGCATCTTCAGCTTTGCCCTCACCTCGGCTTTACCTTTACCTTCAGCCCGACCTCCAGGGGAGAAGAGAATACCACCTCGCAAGCTACTGAAAAGGCTGAATTCAGAGCCCTGGGGCCTGGTGGCACCCTCGTTACTGGGTGGGGTTTCTCAGGATAGGTTGGACAGAGGtctggaggaagagggaggcGGCGATCTCAGCTTGATGGTCACTGATATAAACAACATGTCCATCACAGAACCGGTCAAACCTCTGCTGTCACGGCGACACAGCATTGAGACCCATGACCCCTGCTCCCCCAAACTCATGGACCGGTCCTGCTCTGAGGACTGCACATGGCTCTCTGGTTCCTGGGCTGACAAAGTCCAACAGCATCAGATTCTTTATCGCAGGAACACAGCCCCAGAGTCCCAGGAGAATGCTGGAGGATCTGGGGCAGTTGCAGCCCGGGCCTTGGCTCACCCCAAACTGACGCGGATGGAGCACTATGATTCAGACACCCACCTGTGTCCAGAGTCCATTCCTGGATCTCCAGACTCTGGTCGGATGTCTGTAGAACGGAGGAGGTATAATGCTTCACCCCTGTCCTTGGTGACCAGCTCCTCCAGGGAGTCTCTGGAGAACATCCCTAACTCAGTGTCTCCTCTCGCTGTGCGCCGGCGCCCCCCTGGACTCTTGGAGCGCCGGGGCTCTGGAACTCTCTTACTGGACCACATTTCACACACCAGACCTGGCTTCCTGCCCCCACTCAATATCAACCCTCAAAGACCCATTCCCGACATACGGGCCAACGGTAAGACCACATCCCCGGTCCACTGTGGACACAAGATCCTGATTCCAGTGGCTCCAGCTTCGCCCAAAAGGGGCCTGGACttcaagatgaaaaagaaactgaTGAGGAGACACTCGATGCAAACAGAGCAGATGAAGCAGCTCTCTACTTTTCAAGAGATCCTGGCTGAGAAGGTTGTCGAGTCAAATGGAGACTAA
- the LOC115044446 gene encoding tropomyosin alpha-4 chain-like isoform X3 has protein sequence MKVIENRALKDEEKMELLEVQLREAKQIAEEADRKYEEVARKLVMVEGELERAEDRAEQSESKSGVLEEELKTVFTSSKSLQAQAEKYSQKEDWYEEEIKNLSSKLKEAETRAEFAERSVAKLEKTIDDLEDALTSARNANMELQATLNQTMEELNSC, from the exons ATGAAGGTGATAGAGAACAGAGCACTGAAGGATgaagagaagatggagctgTTGGAGGTTCAGCTGAGGGAGGCCAAACAAATTGCGGAGGAGGCTGACCGGAAATATGAGGAG GTTGCCCGTAAACTGGTCATGGTAGAAGGAGAACTGGAACGAGCTGAAGACAGAGCTGAACAGTCTGAAAG tAAAAGTGGAGtgttggaggaggagctgaaaacTGTCTTCACTAGTTCAAAGTCTCTGCAGGCCCAGGCTGAGAAG taTTCTCAGAAGGAAGACTGGTATGAAGAAGAGATCAAGAACCTGAGCAGCAAACTCAAAGAG GCGGAAACCAGAGCAGAGTTTGCTGAACGTTCAGTGGCTAAATTGGAGAAAACCATTGATGACCTGGAAG atgCCCTTACTTCAGCCAGAAATGCAAACATGGAGCTTCAGGCAACACTGAATCAGACGATGGAAGAGCTGAACTCCTGCTGA